A stretch of the Neisseria sp. DTU_2020_1000833_1_SI_GRL_NUU_006 genome encodes the following:
- a CDS encoding GPW/gp25 family protein, which yields MTDDKTGRLIGLKTHIAQSIKNILFTRIGTRVMREDYGSLLPELIDMPMTPAVIAVSHQAIVTAIATWEPRIKISQIQFDVQAAAEGRLKVAIHTALEDGTEQIFKIE from the coding sequence ATGACCGACGACAAAACAGGACGCTTGATCGGATTAAAAACACACATTGCCCAATCAATCAAAAACATTCTCTTCACCCGCATCGGTACCCGTGTAATGCGAGAAGATTACGGCAGCCTGCTCCCTGAATTGATAGATATGCCGATGACCCCTGCCGTTATTGCCGTAAGCCATCAAGCAATAGTAACTGCCATCGCAACATGGGAGCCACGAATCAAAATCAGCCAAATCCAATTTGACGTGCAGGCCGCCGCCGAAGGTCGTCTGAAAGTAGCCATCCATACCGCCCTTGAAGATGGGACAGAGCAAATATTCAAAATAGAGTAA
- a CDS encoding phage baseplate assembly protein V yields the protein MTARQLENLIKIGTVQEVDPVSNRIRVQHGGLLTDWLKYKTPAAGGVSIWRLPSIGEACLILSPSGETENGIVLCGIDSTQYPAPSQNPNETIIRLPDGAEINYDHVRRHLKISGIQTADITAEKSATVHTKHLTIDSPMTDIEGALNVKGLLTYQGGMSGSGGTGGAAAVINGTIRQQSGSIISNGINLTTHTHKGDSGGTTGQPQ from the coding sequence ATGACAGCCCGTCAATTAGAGAACCTCATAAAAATAGGCACCGTGCAAGAGGTTGACCCAGTGTCAAACCGTATCCGGGTACAACATGGCGGATTGTTGACGGACTGGCTCAAATATAAAACCCCTGCTGCCGGTGGCGTATCGATTTGGCGTTTGCCAAGCATCGGCGAAGCCTGCCTCATCTTATCGCCAAGCGGCGAAACAGAAAACGGCATCGTCTTATGCGGCATCGACAGTACCCAATACCCAGCACCATCACAAAACCCAAATGAAACCATCATCAGATTACCGGATGGGGCGGAAATAAACTACGACCACGTTCGCCGCCATTTAAAAATCAGCGGAATACAAACCGCAGACATCACTGCCGAAAAATCTGCAACGGTACACACAAAACATCTGACTATTGACAGCCCCATGACCGATATTGAAGGCGCGCTAAATGTCAAAGGGCTGCTCACATACCAAGGCGGTATGTCAGGCAGCGGTGGCACAGGTGGAGCGGCAGCCGTTATTAACGGAACAATTCGTCAACAATCGGGCAGCATTATCAGCAACGGAATAAACCTGACCACCCATACCCATAAGGGAGACAGCGGCGGAACGACAGGACAGCCGCAATGA
- a CDS encoding IS5 family transposase (programmed frameshift) encodes MNRKTYPSDISREQFAPLLPLLESARKRTAPRQVDLYDVFCAILYLQRTGCSWRALPGDFSKWRTVHSYFQRWTEPRESGISILEEALKNQLVAERRKQGRHEATTFLIIDAQSVKNTDTAMEKGYDAGKKVSGIKRHIAVDTQGLPHALAVTTADVTDRKGCLVALERGRDNLGAIQKILADGGYTGKAFASSVQELIGAEVEIAKRNELHRFAVLPKRWVVECSFSWLEKNRRLWKNCERKLSTSLQMVALAFLGVLLRRL; translated from the exons ATGAACAGAAAAACCTACCCAAGCGATATCAGTCGCGAGCAATTTGCGCCTCTCCTTCCCCTGCTGGAAAGTGCCCGTAAACGCACAGCGCCACGCCAGGTGGACTTGTACGATGTCTTTTGTGCCATTCTCTACCTGCAACGCACTGGCTGCTCCTGGCGCGCTTTGCCGGGCGACTTCTCCAAATGGCGCACCGTGCATTCCTACTTCCAGAGATGGACCGAACCACGCGAGAGTGGCATCAGCATCCTTGAGGAAGCATTA AAAAATCAGTTAGTTGCGGAGCGCCGCAAGCAGGGGCGCCATGAAGCAACTACTTTCCTGATTATTGATGCGCAGAGTGTGAAGAACACGGATACCGCCATGGAAAAAGGCTACGATGCGGGCAAGAAGGTTAGCGGTATCAAGCGACATATAGCGGTTGACACGCAAGGTTTGCCGCATGCCCTTGCGGTAACGACGGCGGATGTTACGGATAGAAAAGGCTGCCTGGTGGCATTGGAACGTGGGCGGGATAATCTTGGTGCGATACAAAAAATCCTTGCTGACGGTGGTTACACGGGTAAGGCATTTGCTTCGTCGGTACAGGAGTTGATTGGTGCGGAGGTAGAGATTGCCAAACGAAACGAATTGCACCGTTTTGCAGTATTGCCGAAGCGATGGGTAGTAGAGTGCAGCTTTTCCTGGTTGGAAAAGAACAGGCGGCTTTGGAAAAACTGCGAGCGTAAGTTGAGTACCAGTCTGCAAATGGTAGCTTTGGCTTTCTTGGGAGTCCTGCTACGAAGACTATGA